One genomic window of Cannabis sativa cultivar Pink pepper isolate KNU-18-1 chromosome 2, ASM2916894v1, whole genome shotgun sequence includes the following:
- the LOC115718438 gene encoding vacuolar protein sorting-associated protein 54, chloroplastic isoform X2: MLLRMESQPSLSGRSPTKPPSRSNSDANASSANTSTSQSLSSILNNPNASESASWIGWWYSSSTSVAPPEFTPLSSKASSDVSRSDFQPYVASISEPYHRFEDIRNHSSKESLDLDGIGGQGEALVACLREVPALYFKEDFALEEGATFRSACPFSNMSENLMLQEKLSHYLDVVELHLVKEISLRSNSFFEAQGQLQDLNVKIVEGCSRIRELKETIRLLDVDLVESASQIHEFNATRSNLLALQQKLRLILYVNQALSALKLLVASTDCAGALDVTDDLQQLLEGDELTGLHCFRHLRDHVGAAIESINSILSAEFLRASIHDAGEKDFGILSEAKARASISANGKDAEVKLNEEETSNFQDRLLPVIIGLLRTAQLPAVLRLYRDTLTADMKAAIKNAVAELLPVLVSRPLESELAPGERTVDADGTGASLASKLRSLSSESFVQLLSVIFMIVRAHLVRAAEVKKAIEWILSNLDGHYAADSVAAAIAVGAAAAETAEDSDVQVGLAYSSQKSNSKVPLLQGKVNDAASPSNMSKNFRADVLRENTEAVFAACDAAHGRWAKLLGVRAVLHPKLRLQEFLSIHSMTQDFITATEKIGGRLGYSIRGTLQSQAKAFVDFQHESRMTKIKAVLDQETWVEVDVPDEFQAIVTSLSFSEALISEDTDDAQEKSAPVSETVEKNKVDVMNSSTENNHTNTKERGKSTSQTLLYKDVGYHMVNCGLILLKMLSEYVDMNNSLSTLSSEIVHRIVEILKFFNTRTCQLVLGAGAMQVSGLKSITSKHLALASQVISFIYAIIPDIRQILFMKVPDTRKAMLLMEIDRVAQDYKVHRDEIHTKLVQIMRERLLVHLRGLPQIVESWNRPEDADPQPSQFARSLTKEVGFLQRVLSRTLHVVDVQAIFRQVVIIFHSQISDAFLRMEINTPQAKDRLHRDVKHILGCIRSLPTDNSSESTTPNWGQLDEFLAQRFGTEDG, translated from the exons ATGTTATTGAGAATGGAGTCGCAGCCTTCCCTATCAGGAAGGTCCCCGACCAAGCCTCCAAGTAGATCTAACTCCGATGCTAATGCCTCATCTGCCAACACTAGCACCAGCCAGAGCCTTTCCTCCATTCTTAACAATCCCAATGCTTCCGAATCGGCCTCTTGGATCGGCTGGTGGTATTCTTCTTCCACCTCCGTTGCACCTCCCGAGTTCACTCCTCTCTCCTCTAAAGCTTCCTCCGATGTTTCTCGATCCGATTTCCAGCCCTACGTTGCGTCGATCTCTGAACCATACCATCGTTTCGAAGACATACGGAATCATTCGAGCAAGGAGAGTTTGGATTTGGATGGTATTGGCGGCCAAGGTGAGGCGCTTGTTGCTTGCTTGAGAGAAGTTCCGGCATTGTATTTCAAAGAGGATTTTGCGTTGGAGGAAGGCGCCACGTTCCGCTCGGCTTGCCCGTTCTCTAACATGTCGGAGAATCTGATGCTACAAGAGAAGCTTTCACATTACTTGGACGTGGTCGAGCTTCATTTGGTGAAGGAGATCTCGCTGCGCTCCAATTCATTCTTCGAGGCTCAAGGCCAATTGCAGGACTTGAATGTGAAGATCGTGGAAGGTTGTAGTCGGATACGGGAGTTGAAAGAGACCATTAGGCTTTTGGATGTGGATTTGGTTGAGTCCGCCTCGCAAATTCACGAGTTCAATGCCACCAGAAGCAATCTCTTGGCTCTTCAGCAGAAGCTTAGGCTTATATTATACGTCAACCAAGCTCTTTCCGCTCTTAAATTG CTTGTTGCATCTACAGATTGTGCAGGAGCCCTGGACGTGACTGATGATTTGCAGCAATTACTG GAAGGGGATGAGCTTACTGGTTTACATTGTTTTCGTCACCTTCGGGATCATGTAGGAGCAGCAATAGAATCTATAAACAG CATTCTTTCAGCAGAATTTTTGCGTGCTTCAATACATGATGCCGGGGAAAAAGACTTTGGTATCTTATCAGAGGCTAAAGCAAGGGCATCAATTTCTGCAAATGGAAAAGATGCTGAA GTGAAATTGAATGAGGAAGAAACCTCTAATTTTCAAGATCGTCTTCTCCCTGTCATCATCGGATTGCTCAGAACT GCTCAGCTCCCTGCTGTTTTGAGGTTGTACCGTGACACACTTACTGCTGATATGAAAGCTGCAATTAAGAATGCAGTGGCAGAGCTGCTACCTGTTCTTGTTTCTCGTCCTCTGGAGTCAGAGCTGGCCCCTGGAGAGCGAACAGTTGATGCGGATG GCACTGGTGCATCGCTTGCAAGCAAGTTGAGGAGCCTGTCATCTGAAAGCTTTGTTCAACTCTTGAGTGTTATTTTTATGATCGTACGG GCACACTTAGTGCGGGCTGCTGAAGTGAAAAAAGCCATTGAGTGGATTTTGAGCAACCTAGATGGTCACTATGCTGCGGATTCAGTTGCTGCTGCAATTGCTGTTGGTGCAGCAGCAGCAGAAACAGCAGAAGACAGTGATGTCCAAGTTGGTCTGGCCTACTCATCACAGAAAAGTAATTCAAAGGTTCCTTTGCTTCAAGGAAAAGTAAATGATGCAGCAAGCCCTTCAAATATGTCTAAAAATTTTAG AGCTGATGTATTGCGAGAAAATACAGAAGCTGTTTTTGCAGCATGTGATGCTGCTCATGGAAGATGGGCAAAGTTACTTGGGGTTCGCGCTGTCCTCCATCCTAAGTTGAGACTGCAAGAATTTTTAAGCATACACAGCATGACTCAAGACTTCATTACAGCCACAGAGAAG ATAGGTGGAAGATTGGGGTATAGCATTCGGGGAACACTGCAATCTCAGGCGAAAGCCTTTGTTGATTTCCAGCACGAGTCTCGA ATGACAAAAATCAAGGCAGTGCTTGACCAAGAGACGTGGGTGGAAGTAGATGTTCCTGATGAATTTCAGGCCATTGTCACTTCCCTATCTTTTTCTGAAGCATTGATATCTGAGGATACAGATGATGCTCAAG AGAAATCTGCACCTGTGTCTGAGACAGTTGAAAAGAACAAAGTTGATGTTATGAATTCTTCGACTGAAAACAATCATACCAACACAAAGGAGCGTGGAAAATCTACATCTCAAACCCTTTTGTACAAAGATGTTGGGTATCACATGGTAAACTG TGGCTTAATATTGCTGAAGATGTTGTCAGAGTATGTTGACATGAATAATTCTTTGTCAACACTTTCTTCAGAAATTGTTCATCGCATTGtagaaatattaaaattcttcaATACAAGGACTTGTCAACTTGTTCTTGGTGCTGGTGCTATGCAG GTGTCTGGTTTGAAGTCTATCACTTCGAAACATTTGGCCCTTGCAAGTCAAGTAATCAGTTTTATATATGCCATTATCCCTG ATATCAGACAAATTCTTTTTATGAAAGTACCTGATACTCGAAAGGCAATGCTGCTAATGGAGATAGATCGAGTGGCTCAG GATTATAAGGTTCACCGAGATGAAATACATACAAAACTGGTTCAAATAATGAGAGAAAGGTTATTGGTACATCTTCGTGGCTTACCACAAATAGTGGAGAGTTGGAATAGACCTGAAGATGCTGATCCACAGCCCAGTCAATTTGCTCGTTCACTTACTAAG GAAGTTGGATTCTTGCAACGTGTTTTATCTCGAACTTTGCATGTTGTTGATGTTCAGGCAATTTTTAG GCAAGTAGTCATAATCTTCCACTCTCAAATTTCGGACGCATTCTTGCGCATGGAGATAAACACTCCACAAGCCAAGGACAG GCTACATCGGGATGTGAAACACATTCTTGGATGCATTCGATCGTTACCAACTGATAATTCGAGTGAATCCACTACTCCAAACTGGGGTCAACTAGATGAATTCTTGGCGCAGAGATTTGGAACTGAAGATGGTTAA
- the LOC115718438 gene encoding vacuolar protein sorting-associated protein 54, chloroplastic isoform X1: MLLRMESQPSLSGRSPTKPPSRSNSDANASSANTSTSQSLSSILNNPNASESASWIGWWYSSSTSVAPPEFTPLSSKASSDVSRSDFQPYVASISEPYHRFEDIRNHSSKESLDLDGIGGQGEALVACLREVPALYFKEDFALEEGATFRSACPFSNMSENLMLQEKLSHYLDVVELHLVKEISLRSNSFFEAQGQLQDLNVKIVEGCSRIRELKETIRLLDVDLVESASQIHEFNATRSNLLALQQKLRLILYVNQALSALKLLVASTDCAGALDVTDDLQQLLEGDELTGLHCFRHLRDHVGAAIESINSILSAEFLRASIHDAGEKDFGILSEAKARASISANGKDAEVKLNEEETSNFQDRLLPVIIGLLRTAQLPAVLRLYRDTLTADMKAAIKNAVAELLPVLVSRPLESELAPGERTVDADGTGASLASKLRSLSSESFVQLLSVIFMIVRAHLVRAAEVKKAIEWILSNLDGHYAADSVAAAIAVGAAAAETAEDSDVQVGLAYSSQKSNSKVPLLQGKVNDAASPSNMSKNFRADVLRENTEAVFAACDAAHGRWAKLLGVRAVLHPKLRLQEFLSIHSMTQDFITATEKIGGRLGYSIRGTLQSQAKAFVDFQHESRMTKIKAVLDQETWVEVDVPDEFQAIVTSLSFSEALISEDTDDAQGNKETSNASSLVIVYLLNQLKHANYSELSTEKSAPVSETVEKNKVDVMNSSTENNHTNTKERGKSTSQTLLYKDVGYHMVNCGLILLKMLSEYVDMNNSLSTLSSEIVHRIVEILKFFNTRTCQLVLGAGAMQVSGLKSITSKHLALASQVISFIYAIIPDIRQILFMKVPDTRKAMLLMEIDRVAQDYKVHRDEIHTKLVQIMRERLLVHLRGLPQIVESWNRPEDADPQPSQFARSLTKEVGFLQRVLSRTLHVVDVQAIFRQVVIIFHSQISDAFLRMEINTPQAKDRLHRDVKHILGCIRSLPTDNSSESTTPNWGQLDEFLAQRFGTEDG, translated from the exons ATGTTATTGAGAATGGAGTCGCAGCCTTCCCTATCAGGAAGGTCCCCGACCAAGCCTCCAAGTAGATCTAACTCCGATGCTAATGCCTCATCTGCCAACACTAGCACCAGCCAGAGCCTTTCCTCCATTCTTAACAATCCCAATGCTTCCGAATCGGCCTCTTGGATCGGCTGGTGGTATTCTTCTTCCACCTCCGTTGCACCTCCCGAGTTCACTCCTCTCTCCTCTAAAGCTTCCTCCGATGTTTCTCGATCCGATTTCCAGCCCTACGTTGCGTCGATCTCTGAACCATACCATCGTTTCGAAGACATACGGAATCATTCGAGCAAGGAGAGTTTGGATTTGGATGGTATTGGCGGCCAAGGTGAGGCGCTTGTTGCTTGCTTGAGAGAAGTTCCGGCATTGTATTTCAAAGAGGATTTTGCGTTGGAGGAAGGCGCCACGTTCCGCTCGGCTTGCCCGTTCTCTAACATGTCGGAGAATCTGATGCTACAAGAGAAGCTTTCACATTACTTGGACGTGGTCGAGCTTCATTTGGTGAAGGAGATCTCGCTGCGCTCCAATTCATTCTTCGAGGCTCAAGGCCAATTGCAGGACTTGAATGTGAAGATCGTGGAAGGTTGTAGTCGGATACGGGAGTTGAAAGAGACCATTAGGCTTTTGGATGTGGATTTGGTTGAGTCCGCCTCGCAAATTCACGAGTTCAATGCCACCAGAAGCAATCTCTTGGCTCTTCAGCAGAAGCTTAGGCTTATATTATACGTCAACCAAGCTCTTTCCGCTCTTAAATTG CTTGTTGCATCTACAGATTGTGCAGGAGCCCTGGACGTGACTGATGATTTGCAGCAATTACTG GAAGGGGATGAGCTTACTGGTTTACATTGTTTTCGTCACCTTCGGGATCATGTAGGAGCAGCAATAGAATCTATAAACAG CATTCTTTCAGCAGAATTTTTGCGTGCTTCAATACATGATGCCGGGGAAAAAGACTTTGGTATCTTATCAGAGGCTAAAGCAAGGGCATCAATTTCTGCAAATGGAAAAGATGCTGAA GTGAAATTGAATGAGGAAGAAACCTCTAATTTTCAAGATCGTCTTCTCCCTGTCATCATCGGATTGCTCAGAACT GCTCAGCTCCCTGCTGTTTTGAGGTTGTACCGTGACACACTTACTGCTGATATGAAAGCTGCAATTAAGAATGCAGTGGCAGAGCTGCTACCTGTTCTTGTTTCTCGTCCTCTGGAGTCAGAGCTGGCCCCTGGAGAGCGAACAGTTGATGCGGATG GCACTGGTGCATCGCTTGCAAGCAAGTTGAGGAGCCTGTCATCTGAAAGCTTTGTTCAACTCTTGAGTGTTATTTTTATGATCGTACGG GCACACTTAGTGCGGGCTGCTGAAGTGAAAAAAGCCATTGAGTGGATTTTGAGCAACCTAGATGGTCACTATGCTGCGGATTCAGTTGCTGCTGCAATTGCTGTTGGTGCAGCAGCAGCAGAAACAGCAGAAGACAGTGATGTCCAAGTTGGTCTGGCCTACTCATCACAGAAAAGTAATTCAAAGGTTCCTTTGCTTCAAGGAAAAGTAAATGATGCAGCAAGCCCTTCAAATATGTCTAAAAATTTTAG AGCTGATGTATTGCGAGAAAATACAGAAGCTGTTTTTGCAGCATGTGATGCTGCTCATGGAAGATGGGCAAAGTTACTTGGGGTTCGCGCTGTCCTCCATCCTAAGTTGAGACTGCAAGAATTTTTAAGCATACACAGCATGACTCAAGACTTCATTACAGCCACAGAGAAG ATAGGTGGAAGATTGGGGTATAGCATTCGGGGAACACTGCAATCTCAGGCGAAAGCCTTTGTTGATTTCCAGCACGAGTCTCGA ATGACAAAAATCAAGGCAGTGCTTGACCAAGAGACGTGGGTGGAAGTAGATGTTCCTGATGAATTTCAGGCCATTGTCACTTCCCTATCTTTTTCTGAAGCATTGATATCTGAGGATACAGATGATGCTCAAGGTAATAAGGAAACGAGCAATGCCAGCTCCCTTGTTATTGTGTATCTTCTTAACCAATTAAAGCATGCTAATTATAGTGAATTATCCACAGAGAAATCTGCACCTGTGTCTGAGACAGTTGAAAAGAACAAAGTTGATGTTATGAATTCTTCGACTGAAAACAATCATACCAACACAAAGGAGCGTGGAAAATCTACATCTCAAACCCTTTTGTACAAAGATGTTGGGTATCACATGGTAAACTG TGGCTTAATATTGCTGAAGATGTTGTCAGAGTATGTTGACATGAATAATTCTTTGTCAACACTTTCTTCAGAAATTGTTCATCGCATTGtagaaatattaaaattcttcaATACAAGGACTTGTCAACTTGTTCTTGGTGCTGGTGCTATGCAG GTGTCTGGTTTGAAGTCTATCACTTCGAAACATTTGGCCCTTGCAAGTCAAGTAATCAGTTTTATATATGCCATTATCCCTG ATATCAGACAAATTCTTTTTATGAAAGTACCTGATACTCGAAAGGCAATGCTGCTAATGGAGATAGATCGAGTGGCTCAG GATTATAAGGTTCACCGAGATGAAATACATACAAAACTGGTTCAAATAATGAGAGAAAGGTTATTGGTACATCTTCGTGGCTTACCACAAATAGTGGAGAGTTGGAATAGACCTGAAGATGCTGATCCACAGCCCAGTCAATTTGCTCGTTCACTTACTAAG GAAGTTGGATTCTTGCAACGTGTTTTATCTCGAACTTTGCATGTTGTTGATGTTCAGGCAATTTTTAG GCAAGTAGTCATAATCTTCCACTCTCAAATTTCGGACGCATTCTTGCGCATGGAGATAAACACTCCACAAGCCAAGGACAG GCTACATCGGGATGTGAAACACATTCTTGGATGCATTCGATCGTTACCAACTGATAATTCGAGTGAATCCACTACTCCAAACTGGGGTCAACTAGATGAATTCTTGGCGCAGAGATTTGGAACTGAAGATGGTTAA